CTCATACTTGTTGAAGTTGTGCTCGAGCCCTGGAGCAAGACACCTTGAATAAGTGACTCACAACATGAATAAACTCCGTCAGTTACCGGGGGTGACTTGATCCAGCCAGATGTTGACGTAGTCATCCCTGTCGGAGCGCGACTGCTCGTGGTAGAAACCCAAAGCGTGGAGCAGCTCGTGTTCAATCACGGCCTTGTGATCGCAGCCTGAGCCCAGAGACAGAATCTGACCCGTCTGTTGGTCGCCAACGCTCGAGAAGCACCTGTGCCAGGTACACAGGTCAGATATTGACAGATATGAGCAGGTATTCTACTGTGGCTTCATGCGTCATATATAAACAGCAATGCAGTGTTTCGCAGCAAGAGCCAACTGTGGCCTCTCTATATTTCCGCTGCATTAAACCTGCTTCAGGGTGGAAAACCTTCCTCAgacgacatatatatatatatatatatatatatatatatatatatatatatatacagtacagtagCAGTctgtgcttttgttcagggatgtttttcactacacagtcACCAGGGTCTCCACTACACTGAATGTactttgaaattcttataaaattgaaattcttagacaaatattttcaagacattaaaagagctttagtttaaataaggtgatataaaaacttcaatatagccaccatcgtgatttattgtgttgctgtcaaactgatgcaaaataaacaatattttgttgtttaaatgtatgtgcgGGAccattatttgattcagtaatataccaaattcattcaaattgaaaaaggtGGCTTCTTGTGGGATATATTCTTAAATCAATAAACTGCAATTAATCCCACCCCTAAtcttaataaatacataactatGGGATGTTATTAAGTAGAAGAGTTTCATCTCCCATCGTACCCGCCTCGCTTCTCGAACTTGATGTAGGTCTTCTCTCCTTCATACGGCTTGAAGTCAACGCAAGACTTGAGCCGGTACATCTCGAACGCCTGGTGGACGCAGCCCTTCGCGTTCAGATCTGCGCAGAAAATACGTTAGTGTTATTGTCCAATGCAAACATGTTGATGTCAGCACACGCTCTGTTGTGATGCTCAGAGGGTGAAGATTATCAAGTTATATTTCAACCATCAAGTTACCTTGCTGTAAGCATTGATCATTATCAGTTGTCGGACAGCATTTGACCGTTTATAGCCTCAGCATTATCGCGCGTCTTTATCACTGAAGATAAGAGGCAGTTACCCAAATCATCACCCAGGATGTAAGGAATCGGGAACTTCCATCTGTACTTTGTGTCTACCAGCGCGTTCTTTCCTTTCTaagtttaaacaaacaaaaaagaaggttATTAAAATGCAAGTGAGAATTGGGGTCAAAATATCACCTACAGGAACCAAAATGTCTCCTTCAAACAGGTTCTCCTTTGAGCCTGCAGAGAGACAGTCACATGTCACCCATCTAGTCCGGTTTGATCACAGCATGTATCTCACCCAGGTTCAGAATCGGATTCTCATCCTCGCCGTTCTCATAGACCTCTGAAACAAACAAGACTCACAGCTCACACAGGCCTTCTAGCATCAGGTGACGGCAGGAACTTACCGTGCACCGCAGGTGACAGCGGGATCTGCAGGGTTAGCACACAGGTTATCCACGGAATCACGTCCACTTTGACTCATAATACAGAAGAGATGCTTACACCAGCAGCCAGCGCCACCAGTCCACACCACAGCAAGAGCCTCCACATCCTCCAGTGACAACGAGGAAATGAAGCTTTGGCTCAACTCAACCTTTATATCTTGTCAAGGTTTACAACAGCTGTAAGAAGTTACTGCGGGACTTTGACTCAACAACATTACTCATTAATGTGCAGGCTATTAAAGTGTTTTGCATCTGAAGAGAGGTGCGCCACATGTGACCCAAGGACCTCGATATAAAACTGCACCACCATGTAAAAGTGAAGGGCCAAAAAATGCAGATTAGGAggaaataagagcaaaaacGAAGCTCAGAAAGCTCCACTTTGCCTTTAATTTTCGTTCAGCACGTGTCCCCTACTGAAACTTTCACATCCGCCTGTTTTATACCACTTATCAGAGAGtaggtcacaggggcagcagccaacaTGATGggcctccagctcttcccaggtGGGAGCCTCCTCCTGGAACATCTCACAAGCAGAACACCTTTAATACATGACACACACATCGACTGCATGTCCTCCATGTTGTTTTCGTCTCCAGTTTTGTCAGTCAGccacctttctttctttccacaTGTTCTCTCGATGCACTTTTCCGAAAAAATAAACGAGTAGACACGTTTATTAAAATCCATTTCATTATAACTTTGGATTAAACCACTTCTTGTTTTCATATTCGGAACCTTCCAGTGAAATGCACCAGTTAAATGCAACGAAGGGAAACATTTGTCCCTTgtaaaggaaggaaaaaaaaagtaaacttcaGCGCTATAAAAGTACTATCCTATCATACTTACGCGTTCTACTTTAACCGACGACGCGGTTCGCGGCACCTGATAATATTTTTTCAGCTATTTAGTTCCTTCTTAACAACTGACTTAAGACGTATCCGCGAGTTTACACACGGCTgtacaaatgaaaaatggagAAACACCTTTTGTCTTGTATCTGACCGGAATTTGACCGTCGCATAGTGCGTCGGCAACACATATTCATAATAAACGTCTCACTTGTTGGCAGAAACTAATTTCACAACCGCAAACGCTGCTGGGATGTCACATTGAAATCTCGCGATAACGCCCCATATGTCGACAGTGacgaggtggccgagtggttaaggcgatggactgctaatccattgtgctctgcacgcgtgggttcgaatcccatcctcgtcgattgctttttttttttttttcccttggaaataaaaaaatccacgAACATTTAACATTACACTAGTACTTCTAAAACAACGCCAGTCCAGTACAAATAATGAGTTTATTCAAAATAGTTTTCATCACACTGGTAGCCACCATTGACACTTGCAGAAGGCATCAGCTCCCTGTCGCACACTTCCTGCAGCTCCATGGAACACGGCCTTTCTTCTATTGCCCCATAATGTCTCCTGTTTCCCATCAGCGACAGGTgtattttctcctcctctgcctccgaCGAGTAACTTCTGTCAAAGCGTTTTGCCTGAAACCCATTGAGAACCTCTGTTTAAAAAAGCAAGTTTGTCTCAGGGTCACGAGTGTCAGCGCTACCTGCTGCTCGCGGTCGTGTTGATCGATGGCGTACTGGTATTTGGCCGCGGTCAGACCGAGAGCACCGGTCAGACGCTCGCCAACAAAATCACAGGCTGGGAAGTGGTGTTAAACTGGTGTTACACAAGCTTCGACTGTTGCAGCACAGTTAGAGTTCTGAGGTGTGTGTGGCAGATTGGTTGCTAATATGAAACGTGAAATTATGATTTTCACAGGACGTACATTTGTCTGTCacaggccacatgtggcccacgGGCCTCAAGTTTGACATGAACTGCAATGCAAGGTCACTTCAGGTGAGATTGTGATGCTTCCAGCTGAAGCAGAAAACACCACCTTTgctttattgtttatatttagaCTGCTGTATTTTTGACAAATTAgattatttattgaaatattttgttaCGTATTTACTCACGTTTATTTGCACAGATCATTTGCCACAGAATTAAGAGCAATCTTAACCATCACCTCCAACTATATATTCAAGTGATAAGAAAGTCTTACTCAGCAGCGACATCCTCCCGACCAGCAAGGCCATTCGCTTGAAGGACGAAGCCTTGGAGAGCTTCAAGAGAACAACACATGACTTGCTGTGGCTTATCAAATCTCTCACGTCGTATTCTCACCTTATTCGCATGGTCTCCGTTGTAGCCTCTTAAAGCCTGCTGctcgtcctcctcatcctccaccaTCACCTCCCCACTGGAGAAGTGGATTAACCTCTTCTGTTTGGTAACATCGGGGCCACCGAAGACAGCTTCCTGAAAGTTCCCGCACATCACcgtttctctcttcttctcgtGAGAACATTCAATAAACTTACTTCCTGGAAGCTGGT
This window of the Synchiropus splendidus isolate RoL2022-P1 chromosome 12, RoL_Sspl_1.0, whole genome shotgun sequence genome carries:
- the LOC128768602 gene encoding protein FAM177B — protein: MITSFQEEAVFGGPDVTKQKRLIHFSSGEVMVEDEEDEQQALRGYNGDHANKLSKASSFKRMALLVGRMSLLTCDFVGERLTGALGLTAAKYQYAIDQHDREQQAKRFDRSYSSEAEEEKIHLSLMGNRRHYGAIEERPCSMELQEVCDRELMPSASVNGGYQCDENYFE